A stretch of Lathyrus oleraceus cultivar Zhongwan6 chromosome 6, CAAS_Psat_ZW6_1.0, whole genome shotgun sequence DNA encodes these proteins:
- the LOC127092008 gene encoding F-box protein SKIP22 yields MNTMKLRLRSFESKETLKFEVPDPCSLQQLKYTISTLIPSPSSSSSSLHLSLNRKDEINTSSPTDSLHSIGIAGGDLIFYTFNSNAFSGQTLPHKPAAENPPTFAEKPAEVQTLEMVDVSDEPAVLAGKNNSEPDFVKTILKEALGDDVSDFKLLVFAVHAVILESGFVRVGRDSGKANDDVSSSSMISLRYTLPEIVSKGLSHAVDLKIQTLGNFVNVYGSLFDDVGSRVHRVYLDKFRFAKPLELMLANSEPSASVSVNVNDGGDDEVFELWKIVKDKLALPLLIDLCDKAGLDLPPCFMRLPMELKLLIFEYLSGDDLAKVCCTCSELSYLASNDELWRKKFEEEFGDRVNGMKFFKNLFAHYRATKKKSEQPPPPFRNPRSGFMRYFQRRRGPIPFGMPPIWGGEYDLQPNFGLNLPPAYTPRRTFFPPCHLGEF; encoded by the coding sequence atGAACACCATGAAACTCAGACTCAGATCTTTCGAATCCAAAGAAACCCTAAAATTCGAAGTTCCCGATCCATGTTCTCTTCAACAACTCAAATACACCATTTCTACCCTAATCccttctccttcttcttcctcttcttctcttcaTCTTTCCCTCAACAGAAAAGACGAAATCAACACTTCTTCTCCGACCGATTCCCTCCACTCAATCGGCATCGCCGGCGGCGACCTCATCTTCTACACTTTCAACTCGAACGCCTTCTCCGGTCAAACCCTCCCTCACAAACCTGCCGCAGAAAACCCTCCGACTTTCGCAGAAAAGCCCGCGGAAGTGCAAACCCTAGAAATGGTGGATGTGTCTGATGAACCCGCGGTTTTAGCGGGGAAGAACAATTCGGAACCTGATTTCGTGAAAACGATTCTTAAAGAAGCGCTTGGCGATGATGTTAGCGATTTCAAACTTTTGGTATTCGCAGTTCATGCTGTTATTCTCGAATCTGGGTTTGTTCGTGTTGGTCGAGATTCAGGGAAGGCGAATGATGACGtatcttcttcttcaatgatatCTTTGAGGTATACGCTTCCTGAGATTGTTTCTAAAGGCTTATCACATGCTGTGGATTTAAAAATTCAAACTTTAGGGAATTTTGTGAATGTTTATGGTTCGTTGTTTGATGATGTTGGGTCTAGGGTTCATAGGGTTTATTTAGATAAATTTAGATTTGCTAAGCCTTTAGAGTTAATGCTGGCAAATTCTGAACCTAGTGCTAGTGTTAGTGTTAATGTTAATGATGGTGGTGATGATGAAGTTTTTGAATTGTGGAAGATAGTGAAAGATAAGCTTGCATTGCCACTTTTGATTGATCTTTGTGATAAAGCTGGATTGGATCTTCCACCTTGTTTTATGCGACTTCCAATGGAACTTAAGCTTCTGATATTTGAGTATCTGTCGGGTGATGATTTGGCCAAAGTGTGTTGCACATGTTCGGAGTTGTCGTACCTTGCGTCGAATGATGAGTTATGGAGGAAAAAGTTTGAAGAGGAGTTTGGAGATAGGGTGAATGGTATGAAGTTTTTTAAGAACTTGTTTGCACATTATCGGGCAACTAAGAAGAAATCAGAACAACCACCGCCACCTTTTCGAAATCCTCGGTCTGGTTTTATGAGATACTTTCAGAGGAGAAGAGGTCCTATTCCTTTTGGAATGCCTCCAATTTGGGGTGGTGAGTATGATCTGCAGCCAAATTTTGGTTTAAATCTCCCCCCTGCATACACACCCAGGCGAACTTTCTTTCCCCCATGTCATTTGGGAGAATTTTGA